The following coding sequences are from one Sesamum indicum cultivar Zhongzhi No. 13 linkage group LG11, S_indicum_v1.0, whole genome shotgun sequence window:
- the LOC105173818 gene encoding probable H/ACA ribonucleoprotein complex subunit 1-like protein, with the protein MSAEERRGRWARGGGAGNGDGTKKEGGKKWRGKVRRRRRGREDGRTKAAEGGERRGSGGGKGGGCGDRGGERGSDGVGEGDGNGYGEGRGSGRRAVAWRRGGRG; encoded by the coding sequence ATGAGCGCAGAAGAACGGAGAGGGCGGTGGGCACGAGGGGGAGGGGCCGGCAATGGAGACGGCACAAAGAaagaagggggaaaaaaatgGAGGGGAAAGGTAAGACGACGTCGACGTGGAAGGGAAGATGGAAGGACAAAGGCAGCGGAGGGAGGGGAAAGGAGAGGCAGTGGAGGGGGAAAGGGAGGGGGATGCGGCGACAGGGGAGGGGAGAGGGGAAGCGATGGCGTGGGGGAAGGAGACGGCAATGGCTACGGGGAGGGGAGAGGGAGTGGGAGGAGGGCAGTGGCATGGAGGAGAGGGGGAAGGGGATGA
- the LOC105173576 gene encoding inositol oxygenase 2: MTIAIEQPDLGLQVDAKKIPSDTNELILDGGFALPKLEPQVGFEAPEINSFGHSFRDYNAESERQKTVEEFYRLNHINQTYDFVKKMREKYGKLDRVEMSIWECCELLNDVVDDSDPDLDEPQIEHLLQTAEAIRKDYPHEDWLHLTALIHDLGKVLLLPSFGGLPQWAVVGDTFPLGCAFDESIVHHKYFKDNSDTHNPAYNTKNGIYEEGCGLENVVMSWGHDDYMYLVAKENGTTLPSAALFIVRYHSFYPLHRAGAYTHLMNEEDKENLKWLQIFNKYDLYSKSKVRVDVDKVKPYYLSLIEKYFPAKLKW; the protein is encoded by the exons ATGACTATTGCTATTGAGCAGCCTGATCTTg gctTACAAGTGGATGCCAAGAAAATCCCTTCTGACACAAATGAACTTATCTTGGATGGAGGATTTGCCCTTCCCAAATTGGAACCACAAGTTGGATTTGAAGCCCCAGAAATCAACTCATTTGGCCACTCCTTTAG agatTACAATGCGGAAAGCGAGAGACAAAAGACTGTTGAGGAGTTCTACCGACTGAACCACATCAATCAGACGTATGACTTT GTGAAGAAGATGAGGGAAAAGTACGGAAAACTTGATAGAGTGGAGATGAGCATTTGGGAATGCTGCGAATTGCTGAACGATGTGGTAGATGACAGCGATCCTGATTTGGATGAACCCCAGATTGAGCACTTGCTGCAAACTGCAGAGGCCATCAGAAAGGATTACCCCCATGAGGATTGGCTGCATTTGACTGCCCTCATCCACG ATCTTGGAAAAGTGCTGCTTCTTCCTAGCTTTGGAGGGTTGCCCCAATGGGCTGTTGTTGGTGATACATTCCCTCTTGGATGTGCATTTGATGAGTCCATTGTTCACCACAAG TACTTCAAGGACAATTCCGACACTCACAATCCTGCATACAACACCAAGAATGGGATTTACGAAGAAGGATGTGGCCTAGAGAACGTTGTCATGTCGTGGGGGCACGACGACTATATGTACTTG GTGGCTAAGGAAAACGGGACTACTCTACCTTCAGCTGCATTGTTCATCGTCCGTTACCACTCGTTCTATC CCTTGCACAGAGCTGGAGCTTACACACACTTGATGAATGAGGAGGATAAAGAGAACTTGAAGTGGCTGCAGATattcaa CAAATACGATCTATACAGCAAGAGCAAAGTTCGGGTCGATGTTGACAAAGTGAAGCCGTACTACCTCTCCCTCATTGAAAag TATTTCCCAGCAAAGCTGAAATGGTAA